GAACCAACAACATAGCAATGACAGTTGTGACTCTAGCAAAGTAACAAGACATAAGACAATTCCACTACACCAAGAACATTAACAAATCAAAATGCAGAAGATCACAAGTAAAGTTTGGAAGAGCAAAACAAAAACGTAGAACTATGGACAGCAATTAGAATGACTCAAATATGAAAATACGTTGCATGCCAAGAAATACTACAACTCCAAAGACATCAGAAATTGGTGAATCAGACCCTCCAACATACATCATTAATGGAGCAGGATAGAAAAAGGATTACATGTTATAGGAGACAGCTCCAACAGGTTGATGGTACGGAGGGACAGACCCAGACTTAAAGGAGGGGGAAAAGTTGCCCCactaaatataagaaaaaaaataatcttatataaatcaatatatttattctaatgtaatcatatttttttccacaaaaatctacaaaattttattttaaaattcatgttaaaaataatttttttattaaatttaacgtGTAACAATAgtgattttgttaaatttgatttaatatcaaaattaaaaataaataaatacaatttaaaaaaattaataaacagtgataatataatttttaaaatttaattaactaattaattatcaaaCTAAATCTCAGTTTTttaaatataagtaaaattatCAATAGTTTTTGTCTTAAAAAAATAgtcaagataagataaaatagtatttatctattaattaacattctttattttaaaattatataatattttttaattttatctcttaaataattttgttggtaataactattttaaattaaaaagtattttatgtcataaatattataataaataaacttTCTAATTGAATGTGaggtaattaatatttaaaaattataggaagtagtagaataattatttaaaacttaaaagcatagaagttaattttaatatattaaaatatgtattttttttacattgtcatttgattatatttattattttagataattaattatgtGATGAAtgtaaaagatattttattttttaattataacacaTAATTAAATAGATGCATAAATTCTTTAACCTAACAGTATAttaaagttaatttaaaaaatgtataaaaaattaattatttaaaaaaaagagagaaaaaatgtaaattaaatttttattatttgatataaACATATTTTTCATATATCGGTTTATTTTTTATGGTATTAATATACAATTatagtttcaaattataaatgcTAGTGTATTAATAGGCGCTAACATGTTAAttgattcaattttttattattaaatatatatgaaaataaataaaaataaaattagttagaatggcaaattatttataatttaattaaaatattttaagtttaaatttaaaaataaaaaatattctttttataaattatatataatgaataatagTTTAAGCATGAAAATgttcactaactctttttaatttttgtatctctattatatttttaatataattagaaatttttaacaaaatttattttaaaatatatatatttttactcaCACTCTTAAAATTTTCTGGGTCTGTCACTGatggtatgagaaattggaagcgGCAAGGAAGAACAAAGTGGTAGAGCAAGCTGATTCTATAAAGGAGGCCTCACAAGGAAAATAGAGTGATACAAGAGTATCATCTCAAAACACTTGAGTTGAaatcattttctttcaatttgggCTTCATTTCAGATTTTCTTTGCTATGACTATTTAATGTCATCTTTCAGTGTTTGAGAAAAAGGTTTATGAATGTGAGTTGAAAAAGTCATGAGAGAAGAGGCAAGAGAGAAGCATGAAAAAACCAAAGAAATATTCCTGtgtaatttgattttattgaACTAAGGTTTAGTTTTCCTTACCAAGTTGGGATAACATTTGGTGTTTTTGAATCTGTTTAGGTTTTCCTTCCAAGTTGGGACAGCACTTGAAAAGTTGAATTTTGGTGAAAAAAGCTTAGTGGTAAATACTAGTTGAATTATGTTgtaattcaatagtattggtgaTTGTAGTCAGTTAATCACAGTGAAAATTCTACCATAGTTGTGGTAGAGACTGGACGTAGGATTCATGGCATTTAGAATCTAAACTAGATACATGTTAGCAtgtttatcttcttttcttttctatttcagTTTTGCATAtaagacaaaacaaaaaaatctccTGCATATTTATTTTCCGTAAAAACAGAGCTCAAGAATTTTAGTTctgaattaacttgattcaacCCTCCCTTTTGAAGTTCAAGCAGTTCCattagatataattatttatattatttttttattaatttaaatttttgagataAATAATTGTATGacaaattatttttacataaaatataaaaaaaaccacACACTAAAAAAACACAATAACTTTGAATGCACACATTTTTGTAATTAATCTCCCAAGTTATGTCTGATCTCATGACTAAAGCTCCCATTTGATATAAATATATGAGCGATATAATTatataaacatataaaaataagtgtAATTGAACACACagaaataataattttcattTGATATTTGTTATCTTTATATATATTGTATCACAAATATTAAAACATCAACAAAAAGCCCAATATGGATTGCTTCAATGTTAGTTTTCAATGATTTCTCACGACCACAACCAAATTGTACATCGATGCAGTTAATTTTCAATGTATATAAATATTCCCACGAACATATCACTACAGAACGGAATAGTGTCAATGGCACGACCTTATCGTTCTTGATTATAGTATtattgttagaaataagagactaaaAAGAATGGTATATTATTCAATATATTCAAGTTGTctaaaatgatacaatataaaaaagtatttataagtattaagagaatcgtaataataaatattcagtatactaaataatattaattaatcctaattatattctaacaattataataaaatataacgcATATAAATATGAATTATATATGGTCCAATATAAGGAACTATCTAACCGTAACTTGCACTTAATTGCCAAGTTAATTGCAACCGAAGTGGAAATTTCATAGCTGTTGCACTTAGCAGCGTTTGCTTCGTTATTGTGTTATCTATTTGTTTTGGCTGAGGTAGTAACAAGAATCAGATAGATTCCTTGTTATCTTAGTACTTAGTAGAGTTCCTTTCAAGTTTAAACTTCATGTCCCTGCTTTAAaaagttttgtaatttttttttcgttagaaaaattaatatttgGGTAGAAGACGATGGGCGTACCAACAAAGACGTAAGTAACAACATCAAATAATATATGGTATGGAGTGttaaagaaagcaaaaaggtgttaGATGAGTAGATGTAGAAAGCAAAtcaatcaaatatcaaataaactaataactaactaAATTTAAATCCGGTGTAAGTTTCATATAGCCTATTTATGGTCATAGGATTCTGCCATGCATCAAAACTACAAGGTTTGTAGAATTATACATAAGAAagataaaaatgaagaaaaaggagTCGTAATAACAATCATAAGAACCAAGTGGCTAGCATGTGCCTTATTCTTTATCATTATCAAGGTGGGGTACCTTATACCACCATGCTAAATACCCTACCTTGCCTTGCCTTGCCTTCCTTTTCTGAACCACCAAACTTCTACTTCTTTCCTTATCAATACTCCTCCTCTTTCTTCATTCTTTATATATCTAAATCATATTCAATCGTAAAAATCACTCTATTTATTATTTTCCGTTCCATTCAGGTACCAACTTTGCTTACTTTTATTATGTATCCACAAATAAACATGATCTAAACAGGGTTAGGGTGACtactgctatttttttttttaagttgcaaTAACTCtattttgtaaaataaaataaaataaaatataaaaaaccttattaatatactaaaaaattaattttaaaaaacgtTATGTATCTTTTCAAGATGCATTATCAAAACCATCCACTATTAGATCTCCTAATCATGTACCTTGTCAATTCCAAATGAATCTCAGGTTAGACCGTTAGATGTACTTTGaacttttttatttgaaaaacaaaaattgcagCAATCTGGAATACTAATATATAAAGTCTAAATATTAAAACAGATAGCACCTGAAAAATGTGATTTGCTTGCTAGAACCTAGCAGGAGATATTTAAATAGTGCATGATATATTTCCCATCAACACTCGTAATAAAAAATCAGAGGCAAATCACTCCACTTCTAAAACATCAACTCAAAAGTCAAAGAGTAGACAAGGTCCCCGGaccaaaatattttgtttaaattaaaCCAGCAGAATTTGCAGTGGGTCCTTGGTCATATGCTAATTGAAACCACCTTTCTTCCTCGTTGATAATAAATAGGAACTCTCACCTTTATactcttatttatttgtttattattcttTTGAGGATCCTATACTACTGTATACATTTAGCAcgatagtaaaaaatttttagataataatttaatcaaattaattaaattatttaataattttaaattatcagATTTTATATAAAGACAAGTGTATGTGAATTTTTACCTTACTAAAAAGGAaggtttcaaaatttttcaaacaaaataaaagatgggTTTTTTAAGTTACTGACGGAAGCTAACCTTATGTTGTTTATAACGGTCGAATGAAAGGAGAAAGTAGAAAGGTGGCATTTGGACGCCGTTATCCGGGCCCATTTTTGCTCGTGAATTGCCGTAACGGCTTTCTATTTGAGTTCGGAAATTTGTAACTTATTTGGTTTATCTCTGTCAGTACCCAAAATTGGATCGCTCACAGTCACACGCACCTTTTCTCTTCCAGCTCCCGAAAAAAGACACTCACACTCACACGCTCTCTCTATCAAGACAACTAACTACATAatcataatatatttaattattatttataaatcgACGGAAATTATTATCTTAAGCAATATCGGATTGTATTATATTGTGTTGCATAGTGTAAAGAGTCTTTGACTCTAAGATTTCTGGTTTCTGAATTCTCACGTGAAATTCCATTTGAAGGCCGGCACTTTTTTCTTCCTTTGTTCTCTTCTTACTGTAAGCTTCTCATTTTATCGGTTCAATTCCGATTCTTCCTCATTCTCTATCCACATTCCACACTCTTCCGTCGCCGATCATGGATGCACAGCAGAGAAGAGGAGGAGGACTCGTGTCCATATCTCCATCCACGCCTCGCTCCAGCGACAAGGCAGTGCGAGATCTGCGATCTGTGGATTCCAATTCAACCATTTTCAATAAGAACGACAAGGACAAAGGCGTCAATGTGCAGGTTCTCCTTCGATGCAGGTGACTCTCACTCGCTGCTAAGCTGATTCAGCTTGTTTTTGCAACTCTGGATTGTTATGTGATtgttttcgttttgtttgttgCAGGCCGTTGAACGAAGATGAAATGAGGGTGAATACGCCTGTTGTGATTTCCTGCAATGAAGGTAGAAGGGAGGTTTCCGCTGTGCAGAATATAGCCAACAAACAGATCGATAAAACCTTCGCATTTGACAAGGTGTTGTGCCTTCTTGCAATTTATTCAAGTGCACGAATTGTATTGCACATATGTGATCTTGTGGAGAATCTTCTAGTAAAGTGAATAAGAATACTTGTGGAGGTTCAATTTAGAATTCTAGAAGAAAATAACATTCATCAATTGGATTTGAAAGCCCTTTCACATTGGCATTTTGAAATAACGTATGTCTTATCGGTCGTGATCATGGTAGTAAAGaacttctaaatatttattttccctttctttctgTAATTTAAACAGCAATTGCAGTTATTTTGAATTTGGTTTACTTTGGAGTATAGGTGTTTGGCCCTGCCTCTCAGCAGAAGGAACTGTATGACCAGGCTGTGTCTCCTATTGTGTATGAAGTACTTGAGGGTTATAACTGCACAATTTTTGCATATGGTCAAACGGGAACGGGGAAGACATACACAATGGAAGGAGGAGCTAGAAAGAAGGTTATTCAATATTCCCCTGTTTTAACTGCTTTTTATGTCTGCTCAGTTGTTTTGTATTGAAATCCATTTCTCCTTCTGTGCTCTTCACCGTGCAGAATGGCGAATTTCCGAGTGATGCTGGCGTCATCCCCAGAGCTGTGAAACAGATTTTCGATATATTGGAGGCTCAGAATGCAGAGTACAATATGAAAGTAACGTTCTTAGAGCTTTACAATGAGGAAATAACGGATCTTTTGGCCCCTGAGGAGACTGTAAAATTTGTAGATGATAAGTCTAAAAAACCTATCGCTCTAATGGAGGATGGGAAAGGGGGTGTTTTTGTTAGAGGATTAGAGGAAGAGATTGTTTGCACTGCAAATGAAATTTACAAGATATTGGAAAAAGGTTCAGCAAAAAGGCGTACTGCTGAGACTCTTCTTAACAAACAAAGTAGCCGTTCTCATTCCATTTTTTCAATCACAATTCATATTAAGGAGTGTACCCCGGAGGGTGAAGAAATGATTAAATGGGGAAAGCTCAATCTTGTGGACCTTGCAGGCTCTGAGAATATCTCTCGTTCTGGTGCAAGAGAGGTATTATATGATTATGCCTGATTTGGGTGGGAACATGTGGCTACGTGATATCCTGTTTGTTTTCGCATAAGTTTTGTCATTATTTATTAGTTTTGTTGGTGTTCTAAGAAATTGTGTTAATCTGCTGCATTGACTCTGCCTTGTTCTATAGTGTCTGAACAGAACAAAATTTCACAGCTTTTGAACTTCCACTAAGAAAAACAATACTTGCAGGGTAGAGCAAGGGAGGCTGGGGAGATAAATAAAAGTCTACTTACACTAGGTCGAGTGATTAACGCCCTTGTTGAGCACTCAGGTCACGTTCCATATAGGTATGAGCAGCTGCAACTAATATAGTCGATTGTCATTCATATTATTTTGGTTACTTTTAAATCAGgccttctttcttttattttatcagGGATAGCAAATTAACCAGATTGTTGAGGGATTCCTTGGGTGGTAAAACCAAGACATGCATTATTGCCACAATATCGCCTTCCATTCACTGTCTTGAAGAAACCCTTAGTACCTTGGATTATGCACATCGTGCCAAGAATATAAAGAACAAACCAGAGGTGACTTTTTTAGTTGCTCCTTCTTTCCGGTTAACATTTTGATCTTTCAACGAATCAGTTCGATGTTTTCAACAGTAAACCATATATAACAATTTGGCGTTGGTTATTTTGTCAGGTTAATCAGAAAATGATGAAATCTGCAATGATAAAGGATTTGTATTCCGAGATTGACAGACTGAAGCAAGGTTGTTTACTGTTTACACTTTTCAGATTGTTAAACTTATCTTCCTCGATGTTTTTTccctttaaaagattttttatttatgttacgcAGAGGTATATGCTGCTAGAGAGAAGAATGGAATCTATATACCACGTGATCGATATATTCACGAAGAAGCAGAGAAGAAGGTTTCCTTTGAGTGTTCTAATGTCAATTTGAATTGGAAATACTGTGATATCTTTGGCAGCATTGCTAATCCCTAATCTATGTTCCATAGGCCATGGCTGAAAAGATAGAACGCATGGAACAAGAGGCAGAGTCCAAAGATAAGGTGTGTACTCCGTCATTGATTATTCCATTTATAACTATTGAGTTAGCAGTTAAAATAACGATGTGCCCTGATTTGTGATTAGCAACTAGTGGAGCTTCAAGAACTCTACCATTCTCAGCAACTTTTGACTGCTGAATTAAGTGACAAACTTGAAAGAACTGAGGTAAATTCGGTCATGCATAACTCCTCCGTTCTTTTGTGTTGAACGGCTGATATGTTCACAAATTAAACTTACTTCTGGTGTCTGTATTCTCAGAAAAGTCTAGAAGAAACTCAGCAGTCCTTGTTTGATCTCGAGGAAAGGCATAAACAAGCAAATGCAAAAATTAAGGAAAAGGAATATCTGATATCAAATCTCTTAAAATCAGGTTAGTGAATTATAATCTTACGTTTGTGTAATTTCCTCTAGTATTGTTAAATTTTCAAGTTGGTTGAATACCATCTTATGCCAATGCAATCTACTTCAGTATTTTGCATGAGTAGATGCTTacattttatatctttttatcaattcttttctTATGTTTTCAGAGAAGGCACTTGTGGAACGTGCAATTGACCTACGAGCTGAGCTTGAGAATGCTGCATCAGATGTGACAAACCTATTTTCCAAAATTGGTTAGTATTATTCTCTagagtttcttttctttttttccttttctggGCATGGATTGAATAAAATACATACCACTGACATGAGGGACATATTTACCGATAAATTTTCTTTTCCAACAATAGAGCGGAAGGATAAAATTGAAGAAGGAAATAGAATACTCATCCAAAAATTCCAGTCTCAGTTAGCTCAACAGCTTGAGGTGTTGCACAAGACAGTGTCAGAATCTGTAATGCATCAAGAGAAGCAACTAAAGGATATGGAGGAAGATATGCAGTCTTTTGTATCAACAAAGGCAACGGTAGGTTTAAAGTTTAAACAAACCTTTGTTAGAAAACTAGAATTTTCCGGATTTACTTACTTCGTTTTGGTATGCTTTTGAAGGCTACCGAAGACCTTAGAATAAGGGTAGCAAAGGTGAAAAACATGTATGGCACTGGCATTAAAGCTTTGGATGATTTGGCTGAGGAGCTTAAAGGAAATAACCAGTTAACTTATGAAGACTTGAAATCTGAAGTAGCAAAGCATTCTTCTGCCTTGGAGGATGTAAGCGCTTTATTATTCACCCGTTAAAGTTGATTCTACCTAAAGTCAGATTTTATTGCTATGTTTAACTTGATTTCTGTGCTGCAGCTTTTTAAAGGAATTGCCTTAGAAGCTGATTCGCTACTAAACGATCTTCAAAGTAGTCTCCACAAGCAAGAAGCCAATTTAACTGCGTATGCTAATCAACAACGGGAGGTATGCGATTTTTGGGTTGTTCACACTTTTGAGTTGGACATTCTGATTTTTGAGGATGCTCAATTTTCTGCTGTTGCATGCAGGCACATGCTAGAGCAGTTGAGACTAATCGTGCAGTGTCTAAAATAACGGTGAACTTCTTTGAAACTTTAGACAAGCATGCATCCAGTCTGACCCAAATAGTGGAGGAAGCACAAGttgataatgataaaaaattatgtGAGCTTGAAAAGAAGTTTGAGGTGACCAACTATGCATTTTCTCATAATTACACAAATCATGATTGGATATTACTTTTAAGAAGAGAACACAAATTTGTCTCATCTTTTAACTTCGGTCGTTCTCATTCTTAACTGAATGTAGGAGTGCGCTGCCTTTGAGGAAAAACAACTATTGGAGAAAGTGGCAGAAATGCTTGCAACCTCAAATGCTAGAAAGAAAAAACTGGTAGCTATTGCTTCTGAACATGTGAATTTTCAAGTTTGGCTTATAGAGTCTCCCACAAACACTTGAAGATAACATCCTATTCTTATTTTTCCTAGGTTCAAATGGCGGTTAATGATCTTCGCGATAGTGCAAACAGTAAAACCAGTCAGCTGCGGCAAGAAACATTAACCATGCAGGATTCCACTTCATCTGTCAAGGCAGAATGGAGAGTTCACATGGAAAAATCAGAATCAAACTACCAAGAGAATACTTCTGCTGTAGAATCTGGAAAGAAACACCTAGTGGAGGTTCTTCAAACCTGGTATATAAACAATGCATTAATTTTTCCTAATCATTTGTTATCTATCTTCTGTTTACTGTGTCTAACGGTGAACATACAACTGCAGCCTCAACAAGGCCAAAGTAGGTTCGCAACAATGGAGAAAAGCTCAAGAGTCCTTGGTTAGTTTGGAGAAGAGAAATGGTGATTCAGTGGATACTATAATTAGGTAGGCTTTGATTTCCCTACTCAGACCAAAATGATcaaaatacaataatatatattaactatatTGTTAACGTTACGCTTTATTTTTCCCCATTACTTTCTGGCTAGGCGAGGAATGGAAGCTAATCAAGGTCTACGAACCCAATTCTCAAGTGCTGTATCAACAACACTCGAAGATGCAGGCACAGCTAACAAGGATATTAACTTATCGATTGATCGTCAGTATTTTAGTCTCATACCTCAGTTACCATGATTTATTCCCTTTATAGATCAATATGCAAATGTCAACTGATAAGTTAAAACCGCACTTGCAGATTCGTTGCAACTTGATCATGAAGCTTGTGAGAACCTGAACTCCATGATCGTCCCATGCTATGGAGATCTAAGAGAACTGAAGGGCGGTCATTACCACAGAATTGTAGAGATAACCGAAAATTCAGGCAAATGTCTGCTCAATGAATACACGGTAAGAGAGTTGAACTTGCCATGCATACTTTTGTATATTAGAACGTATAATATGTGATGTTATAGTTCCCAACAGTACAGTGACAACATTTACTTGTTACTGCGTACAAATTTTTCTAAATGTGTTAATTACCCTGTGACGAACAGGTGGACGAACCATCTTGTTCAACACCAAGAAAGAGACCTTTCAACTTGCCAAGCGTTTCATCCATAGAAGAACTAAGAACCCCATCGTTTGACGAACTATTGAAGTCATTTTGGGATGCAAGATCTCCAAAACAAGCAAATGGAGATGTTAAACAAATTGGGGCATACGAAGCCGCGCAATCAGTTAGAGACTCCAGACTTCCTCTTACTGCTATTAACTAGGAGAGTCCAAGTTCTGTAAATAGCATATTTGTTGAGATGTAATTccacaaataatatatattcatttattattattttttcctcTGGGGAGTATAGAGGATAAAGAAAAAGGGTGGTTAGTCTTGTGGAGAGGCAGGAATATGTAAGGTATGTAATATGTTTCTGGCGTGTTTGTACTAAACTAGATCTTGCATTCCAAaagtaatattaattatttattttttttcggcgTATGGATATTCAGCAAAGCAAAGTACACAGTACACACAGCATTAGTACCAAACCAGGGCACGGATCACCGGGGGCATGAGGAGTTTTTAACATTTCATCAACGTAAGAAAGGCGAAAATTCGCTATTATGATGCACCAACATTAACACAGTTACGACATGATGGATACgcaaattctaaaattttataagacatgGGACaagtgtctatatatatatatatatataaaatatcaagtattttttatataaattataatgatattttattaaaattaaaatataaattaatttttaattatttttaatattttattttaattatatcaagtatttaaaatattttttgtttaataaataataatatatattatatctaaatttaattcaaaaatatatattaaaaataaaattggataaggtgacacgtgatgatatttaaatatagaataaagtattgtttttgtttccaacgtttgggataagttctatttgtgtttctaatgtttaaatcgtcttatttgtatccctaacatttataaaagtgattcaatgttatcctactgtCAATTATATTAACAAATCAGatcatatttttcaattattctcacttggatgtatttatTCTCAATTAAATCTcatttggatgtgttcgattttaatactATAtctactatttgtgtttagattcaattatgtccctataAAAGTGAATtgtgtaaatgttgtaggaattagtttcaacttttgatgagctatttttcggaatggatcatcaagaagagatttttaaaattcaaactaaagcgttcatgatgtaTAATTGAGGGCAGGATAATATTGAATTCCTTTtacaaacgttaaggatacaaataggacgatttaaacgttagagacacaAATAAAATTTATCCCAAACGTtaaagacaaaaacgatactttactctttaaataTACGTAAACATGACAAACACGTATATCAGACGACTTGATAAATATCGTGTGTCCAACATACAAAcacaataattcaacataatATCCATACTTCATAGCTGTGACCGACAGCCGCATGATATTTTGGGTGCAATACACGTATATCAGACGACTTGATAAATATCGTGTCCGACATACAAACACAATAATTCAACATAGTATCCATACTTTATAGCTGTGACTGACAGCCGCATGATATTTTGGGTGCAATAAGAGTCAGAAGCCAAATCCAACCCACGGAAATGAGCTTGTACAAGCAGCCACGTGCAGTAGTAAACTAATAATAACTAGAAATAACTTCTCTTTGGTGGACGCCAAGGTCGGCTCCGAAACCGGCAGCTGGGTCCCAGGTCAAGGTTGTCTTTTTAATGAGCTGTCTGATTTGATCCATTTTTACAGCACACAACGTCACAAACACTGGTATATAACCgtttattttaaataatgttatatatctaaattttttttgttatttaagttTAACTAAGTTCCtttaacataacaaaaattaaatataattaataatattttaaattttattatttaacttaattaaatttaatttataaaaaaatttagatatataatattactcaaaaattttagaattatttaatatttttataatacaaaaaaaagtcATTAACCTGACGCTTCGTAAAAGTATCTCTTTAAAACACTACCGAATTAAGacatacaaaaataattataactaaAATGACCACTTGTAATATTTACGTTAACCGACTAAATTTTCagtgtttattaaaatttatgtttttttatcattttagtgCTTCAGATTTAAAGAGAAATCAAAATCTAGTTCCAAACATCATATTGGCCCTAATTTCTTTCTAGCGTTAAATCAATGAACAAAATGTTGAATTAACTTTGACTTGTCATATTATACATGACACTTAAATAAGGTGAAAATAAAATCATTTTAGAGAATGCAAAAAATAATACAGTTTATATATCATATAAACTCTTCTTTGTCTTCTTACT
This region of Arachis hypogaea cultivar Tifrunner chromosome 8, arahy.Tifrunner.gnm2.J5K5, whole genome shotgun sequence genomic DNA includes:
- the LOC112706742 gene encoding kinesin-like protein KIN-5D isoform X2 produces the protein MVFGPASQQKELYDQAVSPIVYEVLEGYNCTIFAYGQTGTGKTYTMEGGARKKNGEFPSDAGVIPRAVKQIFDILEAQNAEYNMKVTFLELYNEEITDLLAPEETVKFVDDKSKKPIALMEDGKGGVFVRGLEEEIVCTANEIYKILEKGSAKRRTAETLLNKQSSRSHSIFSITIHIKECTPEGEEMIKWGKLNLVDLAGSENISRSGAREGRAREAGEINKSLLTLGRVINALVEHSGHVPYRDSKLTRLLRDSLGGKTKTCIIATISPSIHCLEETLSTLDYAHRAKNIKNKPEVNQKMMKSAMIKDLYSEIDRLKQEVYAAREKNGIYIPRDRYIHEEAEKKAMAEKIERMEQEAESKDKQLVELQELYHSQQLLTAELSDKLERTEKSLEETQQSLFDLEERHKQANAKIKEKEYLISNLLKSEKALVERAIDLRAELENAASDVTNLFSKIERKDKIEEGNRILIQKFQSQLAQQLEVLHKTVSESVMHQEKQLKDMEEDMQSFVSTKATATEDLRIRVAKVKNMYGTGIKALDDLAEELKGNNQLTYEDLKSEVAKHSSALEDLFKGIALEADSLLNDLQSSLHKQEANLTAYANQQREAHARAVETNRAVSKITVNFFETLDKHASSLTQIVEEAQVDNDKKLCELEKKFEECAAFEEKQLLEKVAEMLATSNARKKKLVQMAVNDLRDSANSKTSQLRQETLTMQDSTSSVKAEWRVHMEKSESNYQENTSAVESGKKHLVEVLQTCLNKAKVGSQQWRKAQESLVSLEKRNGDSVDTIIRRGMEANQGLRTQFSSAVSTTLEDAGTANKDINLSIDHSLQLDHEACENLNSMIVPCYGDLRELKGGHYHRIVEITENSGKCLLNEYTVDEPSCSTPRKRPFNLPSVSSIEELRTPSFDELLKSFWDARSPKQANGDVKQIGAYEAAQSVRDSRLPLTAIN
- the LOC112706742 gene encoding kinesin-like protein KIN-5D isoform X1 → MDAQQRRGGGLVSISPSTPRSSDKAVRDLRSVDSNSTIFNKNDKDKGVNVQVLLRCRPLNEDEMRVNTPVVISCNEGRREVSAVQNIANKQIDKTFAFDKVFGPASQQKELYDQAVSPIVYEVLEGYNCTIFAYGQTGTGKTYTMEGGARKKNGEFPSDAGVIPRAVKQIFDILEAQNAEYNMKVTFLELYNEEITDLLAPEETVKFVDDKSKKPIALMEDGKGGVFVRGLEEEIVCTANEIYKILEKGSAKRRTAETLLNKQSSRSHSIFSITIHIKECTPEGEEMIKWGKLNLVDLAGSENISRSGAREGRAREAGEINKSLLTLGRVINALVEHSGHVPYRDSKLTRLLRDSLGGKTKTCIIATISPSIHCLEETLSTLDYAHRAKNIKNKPEVNQKMMKSAMIKDLYSEIDRLKQEVYAAREKNGIYIPRDRYIHEEAEKKAMAEKIERMEQEAESKDKQLVELQELYHSQQLLTAELSDKLERTEKSLEETQQSLFDLEERHKQANAKIKEKEYLISNLLKSEKALVERAIDLRAELENAASDVTNLFSKIERKDKIEEGNRILIQKFQSQLAQQLEVLHKTVSESVMHQEKQLKDMEEDMQSFVSTKATATEDLRIRVAKVKNMYGTGIKALDDLAEELKGNNQLTYEDLKSEVAKHSSALEDLFKGIALEADSLLNDLQSSLHKQEANLTAYANQQREAHARAVETNRAVSKITVNFFETLDKHASSLTQIVEEAQVDNDKKLCELEKKFEECAAFEEKQLLEKVAEMLATSNARKKKLVQMAVNDLRDSANSKTSQLRQETLTMQDSTSSVKAEWRVHMEKSESNYQENTSAVESGKKHLVEVLQTCLNKAKVGSQQWRKAQESLVSLEKRNGDSVDTIIRRGMEANQGLRTQFSSAVSTTLEDAGTANKDINLSIDHSLQLDHEACENLNSMIVPCYGDLRELKGGHYHRIVEITENSGKCLLNEYTVDEPSCSTPRKRPFNLPSVSSIEELRTPSFDELLKSFWDARSPKQANGDVKQIGAYEAAQSVRDSRLPLTAIN